A stretch of the Ischnura elegans chromosome 13 unlocalized genomic scaffold, ioIscEleg1.1 SUPER_13_unloc_3, whole genome shotgun sequence genome encodes the following:
- the LOC124172911 gene encoding zinc finger protein 271-like encodes MVRISKKRRSCTEAIMGDTDELSNCEAKNPLGGQRSNANSYNCFHCTLGYSSKSELIKHLETHFGASNLDVDAESSNVLDIKGGDSKRQGLRRKGNGHLNEISGGTKEKGKGRKGRRFAVGADTCVESVSSNSSPCTRDIKKGKCSSARERPYTCSVCNKCFTKSSNLNRHMCIHTGEKSFSCSVCNKSFSQRDSLNTHMHKHTGERAYSCKICCKSFRYHSNLTEHLRIHTGDKPYSCSVCNKSFSQSNSLSSHMRVHTGDKPYSCSVCKKSFNQSSSLNVHIRTHTGEKPYTCSICCKSFAHSSHLATHNRIHTGERPYSCSVCNKSFTHSSNLTVHMRVHTGDKPHSCTICSKSFTQKITLDLHFRTHTKEKPYSCSECGKSFSRKGDLVRHFRAHM; translated from the coding sequence ATGGTCAGAATAAGTAAAAAGAGGAGGAGTTGCACAGAGGCAATCATGGGGGACACAGATGAGTTAAGTAATTGTGAGGCTAAAAATCCTCTTGGTGGTCAACGATCAAACGCAAATTCATATAATTGCTTCCATTGCACACTTGGATACAGCAGCAAAAGTGAGCTCATCAAACACCTTGAAACTCATTTTGGTGCCAGCAATTTGGACGTTGATGCTGAGTCATCCAATGTGCTAGATATAAAAGGTGGAGATAGTAAAAGACAAGGGCTGAGGCGAAAAGGGAATGGGCATCTAAATGAAATATCCGGAGGGACAAAGGAGAAAGGAAAGGGTAGAAAAGGGAGAAGGTTTGCTGTGGGAGCTGACACATGTGTAGAAAGTGTCTCCTCAAATTCCTCCCCTTGTACTAGAGACATCAAAAAGGGAAAGTGTTCAAGTGCAAGAGAGAGGCCTTATACATGTAGTGTGTGTAATAAGTGTTTCACTAAATCTTCTAATCTCAACAGACACATGTGtatacacacaggggagaagtctttttcctgtagtgtctgcaataagtctttctctcagagaGACTCCCTCAACACTCATATGCATAAGCACACAGGTGAGAGGgcttattcatgtaaaatatgctgtaaatcattcaggtATCATTCAAACCTTACAGAGCACCTTCGCATACACACTGGAgataaaccttattcctgtagtgtctgcaataagtcattctctcaaAGCAACTCCCTCTCCAGCCATATGCGTGTGCACACAGGAGATAAACCCTATTCCTGCAGTGTCTGCAAAAAGTCCTTCAATCAGAGCAGCTCCCTCAACGTCCATATTCGTACACACACGGGGGAGAAACCTTATACATGTAGCATTTGCTGTAAATCTTTTGCTCATAGTTCCCACCTAGCCACACACAATCGCATCCACACAGGAGAAAgaccttattcctgtagtgtctgcaacAAATCTTTCACTCACAGTTCCAACCTAACTGTACACATGCGAGTGCACACAGGGGATAAACCTCACTCATGCACAATTTGCAGCAAATCCTTTACTCAGAAGATCACCCTCGACCTTCACTTTCGTACCCACACAAAGGAGAAACCCTATTCATGCAGCGAATGTGGGAAATCTTTCTCTCGGAAAGGCGACCTCGTGAGGCATTTCCGTGCACACATGTGA
- the LOC124172910 gene encoding zinc finger protein 2 homolog, translated as MNEDLEKSGTDLADKLTLAQLVTMDKQASIISGGRVAMCEVRGGSGCDASIIPNGIRMTRLSKKRSCTETVMGNKDEFNSCEAKNAVKEQKSNENSYNCFHCTLGYSCKSELIKHLETHFGASNIDVDAESSMVQDESLKTNISGGESVRSGELKTTVILKGLKSKRQVPTQKGNIPPEEISGGTQGKGKVKKGRRFVADPKPSLECVSSNSSACDGIIKNEKCSRARGRPYTCSVCYKCFNKSSTLNNHMRIHTGEKPYSCSVCNKSFSRRGHLSRHMGTHTTEKPFTCGTCNKSFSQRDSLNTHMRIHTKERPYTCKICCKSFSRSDHLTQHVRLHTADKPYSCSICRKSFTLSSNLTCHMRIHTGDKPYSCSVCNKSFSRRDSLNTHLRMHTGDKPFSCKLCCKSFSHSSNLTEHLRVHTGDKPHSCSVCNKSFSQSGNLNKHMRVHTGDKPYSCSVCCKSFTQSSSLYVHIRTHTGERPFTCSICCKSFTHSSALTTHNRIHTGVRPYSCGVCNKSFNRGSHLTKHMRRHTGDKPYSCEICSKSFAQKITLDLHFRTHTKNKPYSCSDCGKSFSGKSDLVRHLRTQK; from the coding sequence ATGAATGAAGACTTGGAAAAAAGTGGAACTGATCTTGCTGATAAGTTAACTCTTGCTCAATTGGTGACGATGGACAAACAAGCATCCATCATCAGTGGAGGCAGAGTCGCAATGTGTGAGGTGAGGGGTGGAAGTGGTTGTGATGCATCAATCATCCCTAATGGCATTAGGATGACCAGACTCAGTAAAAAGAGGAGTTGCACAGAGACAGTCATGGGGAACAAGGATGAGTTTAATAGTTGTGAGGCGAAAAATGCTGTAAAGGAACAAAAATCAAACGAAAATTCATATAATTGCTTCCATTGCACACTTGGATACAGCTGCAAAAGTGAGCTCATCAAACACCTTGAAACTCATTTTGGTGCCAGCAATATCGACGTTGATGCAGAGTCATCTATGGTGCAAGATGAGTCTCTAAAAACCAATATATCCGGTGGGGAAAGTGTGCGTTCTGGCGAGTTAAAAACCACCGTGATTTTAAAAGGTTTGAAAAGTAAAAGACAAGTGCCGAcgcaaaaaggaaatataccCCCAGAGGAAATCTCTGGAGGAACTCAGGGGAAAGGAAAGGTTAAAAAAGGAAGACGATTTGTTGCAGACCCTAAACCATCTTTAGAGTGTGTGTCCTCAAATTCCTCCGCTTGTGATGgaatcatcaaaaatgaaaagTGTTCAAGAGCAAGAGGGAGGCCTTATACATGTAGTGTGTGTTATAAGTGTTTCAATAAATCTTCTACTCTCAACAATCACATGCGTATACACACAGGGGAaaagccttattcctgtagtgtctgcaataagtcattctctcggAGAGGCCACCTCAGTAGACATATGGGTACACATACAACAGAGAAACCTTTTACATGCGGCACCTGCAACAAGTCATTCTCTCAGAGAGACTCCCTCAACACTCATATGCGTATTCACACAAAAGAGAGACCATatacatgtaaaatatgctgtaaatcttTCAGTCGTAGTGATCACCTTACACAGCACGTGCGTTTACACACAGCAGATAAACCGTATTCCTGTAGTATCTGCAGGAAGTCCTTCACCCTTAGCTCTAACCTTACCTGCCACATGCGTATACACACAGGAGACaaaccttattcctgtagtgtctgcaataagtcattctctcggAGAGACTCCCTCAACACTCATTTGCGTATGCACACAGGAGACAAACCCTTTTCATGTAAActttgctgtaaatcattcagtcacAGTTCAAACCTTACGGAGCACCTGCGTGTACACACTGGAGATAAACCTcattcctgtagtgtctgcaataagtctttctctcagagtGGCAACCTCAACAAACATATGCGTGTGCACACAGGagataaaccttattcctgcagtgTCTGCTGCAAGTCCTTCACTCAGAGCAGCTCCCTCTACGTCCATATTCGTACACACACGGGTGAGAGACCTTTTACATGCAGCATTTGCTGCAAATCTTTTACTCACAGTTCCGCCCTAACCACACACAATCGCATCCACACAGGAGTAAGACCTTATTCGTGTGGCGTTTGCAACAAATCTTTCAATCGTGGTTCTCACCTTACCAAACACATGCGTAGGCACACAGGAGATAAACCTTACTCATGCGAAATCTGCAGCAAATCCTTTGCTCAGAAGATCACCCTCGACCTTCACTTTCGTACCCATACAAAGAATAAACCCTATTCATGCAGCGATTGTGGGAAATCTTTCTCTGGGAAGAGCGACCTCGTGAGGCATTTACGTACACAGAAGTGA